The Eleginops maclovinus isolate JMC-PN-2008 ecotype Puerto Natales chromosome 6, JC_Emac_rtc_rv5, whole genome shotgun sequence DNA segment atcatccatccatccatcatccatccaccatccacccatcatacatccatccatcatcatccataaatccatccacccatcatacatccatccatcatacatccatccatcatacaTCCACCCAGCATCATCCACCCAGCAtacatccatccacccatcatacagccatccatcatccatccatcatacatccatccatccatcatacatccatccatcatacatccatccatcatacaGCCACCCATCATACATCCACCCATCATACTTCCAGCCACccatcatacatccatccatcattccatccatcatacatccatccacccatcatacatccatccatcatacatccatcagccatcatacatccatccatcataacatccatccatccatcatacatccatcatacatccatccatcagccagccatccatcatccatccatcatacatccatccatcatacatccatccacccatcatccatcatccatccatcatacatccagtccatcatccatccacccatcatccatccacccatcatacatccatccatcatacaTCCAGCATACATCCAGCcacccatcatccatccatccttcatCCATCCTTCATACATCCATCCACCATcttccatccacccatccatccatccatcatccatccacccatcatccatccacccatcatccatccacccatcatacatccatccatcatacatccatccatcatacatccatccatcatacatccatccatcctacatccatccatcagccATCCATTCATACATCCACccatcatccatccacccatcagACATCCATCCAGCATACAGCCATccatcatacatccatccatcatacaTCCATCCGATCCATTCATCCAGCCAGGCAGACATCCACccatcatccatccacccatcatacatccatccatcatacatccagccatcatacatccatccatcatacatccatccatcagacATCCAGCCATCCTacagccatccatccatcatccatccattcatacATCCACCCATCAGTCCATCCACCcagtcatccatccatccatcagacATCCACCCATCAGCCATCCACccatcatacatccatccatcatacatccatccatcatacatccatccacccatcataCATGCCATCCAtgccatcatccatccatcatccacccATCATACAGCCATgccttcatccatccatccatcatccacccatcatacatccatccacccatcatacatccatccatccatcatccatccatccatcatccacccatcatccatacatccacccatcatacatccatccatccatcatccttccatccatcatccacccATCATACATCCACCCATCATACATCAATccatcatacatccatccacccatcatacatccatccatccagcatccatccatccatcatccacccATCATACATCCACCCATCATACATCAATccatcatacatccatccacccatcataAATCCATCCAccccatcatccatccatcatccatccatccagcatACAGCCACCCATCAGACAGCCACCCATAATCCAGTtgatcatccatccatcatccagcatacatccatccatccatcatccatccatccatcatacCATCCCAGCCACCCATCACCATCCATCCCATGCATACATCCATCACCCAATCATAAATCAATCATCCACCCATCTTCCATCCCCATCATCCATCCAgccttcatccatccatcatacaTCCCACCCATCATACATCCACCCATAATGCAAGGGAGAATGTGCAAGCCAGTCATCCAGCCCCCCCCTACGCCTACATAGACGCTCCCACCTGACCACTACCCCGCTGCGCCCCACCCAAGCTTACCGACCGCCGAGCAGCAGGTTACCAGACCCCCACCTTGTAGTGGGGCCTAACACAATCAGCCTATTACCTTcaccctccacacacactttcactagaacccaacccccccccacaccgaTCACATcccacacaccccacacacacccccacccacaccccctacacacacacacccccacacacacccacacacacacacacacccacccccccccacacacggCAAAATGATAAGGGGCCTCAGACTTCCACTGTCGCTGATGATGAGGAAACCTCCGAAGTACTTTTGTTTTTAGCATCTAGTTTAGCTAACGCTTCTGAATCGAGCTGCATTGGCTGGTCAGCAtcaggtgttgttgttttgtgttttgtaaataaagtgtgttttgaagTGCAgctggagggggggtgggggtctcACCTCCGCCAGGGTCCGCAGCTCCTCCCCGGTCCGACTCTCATTTTATCCAGAAACTCAGGAACAGTTTACCCGcagctaacaggctaacatgctaacagctCGTGCAGACGCACCCACATCCAGTTCCagcttttcaaattaaaaaccgGAGAACCAAACCTCTCTTTATTGAATTCAAAGTTTTAGAAggaatatgtattttaatatggAGGTCTCTGGTCTGGAAAACACCACActgttattatcatttattgATCACATGTTTATTATTAGTTTTCAAACATCCGTTTCTGATTGTCTTCAGATAATAGCCTACATCAGTTTATCACCAACACCCTCCTTAGAGTACAAtaatcatttctttcttttataatcactgaaacaaatgtgtgtacacacacacacacacacacacacatttataatatatgtatttattaaatttatattttcagaCTCATTTTCCACAGACTTGTATTTTGTAATTGCAGTTGCTGTGACAACAGAAAGTGACATCAGAGCAGGAAATGACAGGCTTTATTGATGATCATACGATTTACATAAAGACACTGATCAGCTGACAGCTCAAAGGGGCGTGGCCCTCCACTCCTTTCCCTCGGTCAGCGCTCTCGGTTGGTGGATGAACACGTTGTATCGGATCCCCTGATTGGCCGCCGCCCTGACAAAGCGGCTGTTTGCCGTCATGGTGACGGCTCTCAGTGAGTCTCCGGTGCCGAAGATGCTGATGGAGCGTTGGTTGACTTTGTTGCTGAGAGTGAGGCGCAGTGTCCGCTGCGACGGCTGGTCCTCCACCAGCTGCAGCCGCTGCAGCAGCTTTTCGGCGCGCTGCTTCTCCCCCGGCCCCCCCAGTGTGTCCAGGATCAGACGGAAGTCTGTGACGGCGGCGGCGCAGGCGAAAAGCTGCTTCCCCCTGCATGAAGGCGTCCAGCTGCGGCAGCACTGGCTGCAGACGCTCCTGTGTCGCCTGCTCTGTAAGCACGGGCTCCCTGAAGGAGAACCTACAGGCGCCGTGACTCAGCGCCGACACGTAGCTGATGAGCGTCGTGATGTCCAGGTTCACACTACCGCAGGACTGAGGCTGCAGCTGCGCCGGGAACGAGAGGCGGGCCAGAACCCTGCCGCGCTGCACCCGGGGGAGGGACAATTCTCCATCTGGCTCCTCCCCTTCTTCGGGCTCCTCATCTAGCCCCTCTTCCTCTggtccctcttcctcctcaggctCCTCCCCCTcagcttcttcctcctctggctcctcctcttccccaaatggctcttcctccttctcccccttCTGTGCCATCATGGCATTGACTGCTACGATGTCCCCCCGGACGGCAACCCCCATGTCCCTGAGGCGTTGCACCATGGGGGAGGATACCCCGTTGTAGAAGGCGAACACGACGTGGGGGTGTCGGTACTGCACTTCCTGCTGCCGGCTGGCGGACAGGAAGTCCTGGGCCTGGCTGATGATGCTCTTGTCTCCGTACTGTCCCCCCCCCTGCCAGATATTGTGCAGCGCTTCCGCCTTCCTCCCCACCGCCTTTACCCAGGTCAGGCCTCCGTCCGCCACCACGTCCACCAGCAGCGAGCGGCTGCAGCCGGCGGCATCCCGGTACCTGAAGACGTGCAGCAGGGACACCACCCCCCCCACGCTCTGCAGGGACTCCACGATGGCTGTCAAGTGCGTCAGGTTGCTGCTGTGCAGGTGAGACTCTTTCAATTcacaacacccccccccccccggccgCCCCcttcatttccccccccccccccccccccctccccccccccccatcccccaacccccccgcccccccgcaCCCACCcccaccgccccccccccactcacctCCCCctcaccccacccccccccccccccccccccccaccccctccccccccccccgccccccccccccccctccccccccccctcccctccccctccaccccccccctctcacccccccccccctgtgccccccccccccccccccccgctcggCCCCCtccacaaccccccccccccccccccccacccccccccgcccccccccccccccccccccccccctccccccccccccccccccccccccccccccccccccccccccccccccccccccccccccccccccccccccccccccctccccccccccccccccctcccccccccccccccccccccccccccccccccccccccccccccccccccccccccccccccctccccccccccccccccccccccccccccccccccccccccccctcccccccccctcccccccccccccccccccccccccccccccccccccgcccccccccccccccccccccccgcccccccccccccccccccccccccccccccccccccccccccccccccccctcccccccccccccccccccccccccccccccccccccccccccccccccccccccccccccccccccccccccccccccccccccacccccccccccccctccacatcGCCGCAGGAAGCGCAGCTCGGCCCGCAGCTTACCCAGGAGCTTctgccccccctccaccccccacaCAGCAGCTCCGCCCGCTGAAGCAGGCCTTGCGCCGAAGTAATGCGCTGCTGCAGGACACCCTGCAGAGACATGCTGCTCACACCTGGGGGAAAGACAGGTCACACCATGAGATACAACAGTCAGGATTTTCATAAATAGtaacatttggagaaaaagtcTCCTGCTGGGAGAACACCTCCTGCTGGGAGAACACCTCCTGCTGGGGGAACACCTCTCAGTGAGAAGGAGAAACACAGTGCTGACAACAACCAGAGAACAGCTCACCTGTCAGGTGATGGTTtgctagctaatgttagcatctATCTCGCTACCTTGTTAGCAGTCTTGTGTTATCTcccaattatcaaaatgttctCTCAACTGATAAAAGTGTGACATTGTTGTGATCCTCACAGAGGGACTTATATACGCGGATACAAattataatgacaataaaaccttgtTGTTCTTCATGTTATTATCCTGCTGGGAACtctttcctcttcatcatgtAGTTACTTTCTGTCCttcatttaaaagcatcaaACTCTTTAGTGAAGGCTTTTAAAGACTCCATGCCGAGTCACAGGCGTAACAGCACGTTAAAGGAAACGTGTAAGAGCCTTAGAGCTGGAGAACCACCAGGTAAATATCAGCTCGTTAGCTCTGATGCTAACTGTGACGTCAGCCTCTTAAGTTTCATATTTTAAGTAAAGCATCAGAAACCAAGACTTACTGTCCGGGTCCAGAATCAAAGAGCTGAGGTCCGGGtccagaaatatatattatattatttagaaatatctATAATCTGCAGGGAATGCTAACTGTCTTCAACTGTGAGGGAACAACGTAGCTTCCGGCagactttcagaataaaagcgtGACCTTTGACACGGTCATTTAAATCAGC contains these protein-coding regions:
- the c6h7orf25 gene encoding LOW QUALITY PROTEIN: UPF0415 protein C7orf25 homolog (The sequence of the model RefSeq protein was modified relative to this genomic sequence to represent the inferred CDS: inserted 1 base in 1 codon; deleted 1 base in 1 codon), with protein sequence MKNNKVLFSMSLQGVLQQRITSAQGLLQRAELLCXGVEGGQKLLGKLRAELRFLRRCGGGGCELKESHLHSSNLTHLTAIVESLQSVGGVVSLLHVFRYRDAAGCSRSLLVDVVADGGLTWVKAVGRKAEALHNIWQGGGQYGDKSIISQAQDFLSASRQQEVQYRHPHVVFAFYNGVSSPMVQRLRDMGVAVRGDIVAVNAMMAQKGEKEEEPFGEEEEPEEEEAEGEEPEEEEGPEEEGLDEEPEEGEEPDGELSLPRVQRGRVLARLSFPAQLQPQSCGSVNLDITTLISYVSALSHGACRFSFREPVLTEQATQERLQPVLPQLDAFMQGKQLFACAAAVTDFRLILDTLGGPGEKQRAEKLLQRLQLVEDQPSQRTLRLTLSNKVNQRSISIFGTGDSLRAVTMTANSRFVRAAANQGIRYNVFIHQPRALTEGKEWRATPL